The following coding sequences are from one Pseudomonas oryzae window:
- a CDS encoding outer membrane beta-barrel protein, which produces MSNKLHISLLAAAISGVVCANAWALEPQSIKLADGLNFTPTLKVSESYDDNFREVENDEESSWITTIAPTFTLGAEGRKSAYKVSYSAVSDTFHSSHKDNNTDHHLTGDLGLEFDARNRLKLNAGYHDVEETAGLDQKVENDMYNTKNLGGVYTYGAESARAQIDFGANYEEMRYTNSDHLNADKERDTTALRSTFYYRVAPKTKLLLEGRHTDYNYVSNDRLNSENMGLLAGATWEATAKTTGTVKLGREKKDFDDSSIGEKSGGMWEVGVAWEPRTYSRFNLNTRQGFDEGDSGASTIKTQTTTLSWDHDWAERLTSNVSYTRRDQDYQDIQREDNADIFGIGLTYEMRRWLDVGIGYKYAENDSDAANESYERNIYALTINASL; this is translated from the coding sequence ATGAGCAACAAACTGCACATCAGCCTGCTGGCCGCCGCCATCTCCGGCGTCGTCTGCGCCAACGCCTGGGCGCTCGAGCCGCAGAGCATCAAGCTGGCCGACGGCCTGAACTTCACGCCCACCCTGAAGGTCAGCGAAAGCTACGACGACAACTTCCGCGAAGTGGAAAACGACGAAGAGTCGAGCTGGATCACCACCATCGCGCCGACCTTCACCCTCGGCGCGGAAGGCCGCAAGAGCGCCTACAAGGTGAGCTACAGCGCCGTCAGCGACACCTTCCACTCGAGCCACAAGGACAACAACACCGACCATCACCTGACCGGTGATCTCGGTCTGGAGTTCGACGCACGCAACCGTCTGAAGCTGAACGCCGGCTACCACGACGTCGAGGAAACCGCCGGTCTCGATCAGAAGGTCGAGAACGACATGTACAACACCAAGAACCTTGGTGGCGTGTACACCTACGGTGCCGAGAGCGCCCGCGCGCAGATCGACTTCGGCGCCAACTACGAGGAGATGCGCTACACCAACAGCGACCACCTCAACGCCGACAAGGAGCGCGACACCACCGCGCTGCGCAGCACCTTCTACTACCGCGTCGCGCCGAAGACCAAGCTCCTGCTGGAAGGCCGTCACACCGACTACAACTACGTCAGCAACGACCGCCTGAACAGCGAGAACATGGGCCTGCTGGCCGGTGCCACCTGGGAGGCCACCGCCAAGACCACCGGTACCGTCAAGCTCGGTCGCGAGAAGAAGGACTTCGACGACTCCAGCATCGGCGAGAAGTCCGGGGGCATGTGGGAAGTCGGCGTCGCCTGGGAACCGCGTACCTACTCGCGCTTCAACCTGAACACCCGCCAGGGCTTCGACGAAGGCGACAGCGGCGCATCGACCATCAAGACCCAGACCACCACCCTGAGCTGGGATCACGACTGGGCCGAGCGTCTGACCTCCAACGTCAGCTACACCCGTCGCGACCAGGACTACCAAGACATCCAGCGTGAAGACAACGCCGACATCTTCGGTATCGGTCTGACCTACGAGATGCGTCGCTGGCTGGACGTCGGCATCGGCTACAAGTACGCCGAGAACGACTCCGACGCAGCCAACGAAAGCTACGAGCGCAACATCTATGCGTTGACCATCAACGCCAGCCTGTAA